TCTTAGTATCACTAATCTAAGCTTAAGAAACAACAACCTCTCGGGCGCATTTCCTTTGCTGCTGCAGAAATGTACACGACTCATGTTTCTTGATCTCAGCAATAATCAGTTCTATGGGACTTTACCAGCATGGATTGGGGAGAAGCTACTGTCTTTGTCATTCTTACGACTGAGATCCAATATGTTTCATGGTCACATTCCAGTCGAGCTTACGAAGCTTGTTAATCTCCAATATTTGGACCTGGCATACAACAATATATCAGGGAGCATACCGAGATCTATTGGTAATTGCACAGGCATGACACAAACAAGAGGTAACTCTGATAATCTTCAGTATGCCTTCAATTATATATCTGGGGTTAATGACAATGTACTAGTTGTCTACAGTGAGAATTTCACAGTGCTCACAAAAGGTCAAGAGAGACTATATACAGGAGAAATCATATATATGGTGAATCTTGACTTATCTTGTAATAGTCTTACCGGAGAGATTCCCGAAGAAATCAGCGCTCTTGTAGCATTGAAGAGCCTAAACTTATCATGGAACAAATTCAATGGAAAAATCCCTGAGAATATCGGCGCCTTAATGCAGGTGGAGTCACTTGACCTATCGCACAATGATTTGTCCGGTGAAATCCCTTCAAGCTTATCGACTCTCACATCACTGAGTCGCTTGAACCTGTCCTACAACAATCTGAGAGGAAAGATACCGACAGGAAATCAACTGCAAACACTTGAGGACCCTGCATCTATTTATATCGGCAACCCGGGCCTTTGCGGTTCTCCTCTCTCATGGAATTGTTCACATCCCGAGCAAGTTCCAACTACCAGAGAGCGCAAGGGGGATGCAATGAGCGACATGGTTTCGTTTTCCCTCGCCACCGGGTCTGGATATGTGATGGGTCTGTGGGTGGTCTTTTGCACCTTCTTGTTCAAGAGGAGATGGAGAGCTGCTTGGTACTCGCTGTGCGACAATTTGTATGACCATGTTTATGTGCAAGTGGCTGTTACCTGGGCTTCCTTTAGAGGTAGAATTAATGGGTAGAAGCTGAGATGAGATCACCAGCACTGGCTCTTTGTTTGCTCTCATGTACTTTAATAAACGCTTTGGAGATTTTTCATGAATGTACCAATGGATGTTCGAGTATTGTACTAGACCTAGTCAGGATATGTATGTATTCAAGGTGCATGCCATCGATTGAGATTGGTATGCTGTTTTTTGTGTTGTACTAGAACCAGCATTGCTTGTTGGCTTGCTCTAGACATGTAATTTGATATACTCTGGAGATTTATCATGAGAGGTGTGCTCCGGTACAACCCCCTCCCCCACAAAACGTATAAAGGAGAATGTATACCCACCTTGTATTATACAGTATAGGCCGTCATACGTATACTATATGAGGTGGATATACGTACGGCGGCCTATAATGTACAATACGAGGTGGATATACATTCTCCTTTATACGTTTTGTGGGGAGGGGGTTGTACCGAAGCAAAAGTGTTATCATGAATGTATCAATCTATATTACCGTGTATGTACTGGAACAAGTCACGCACACGTGTGTATTCTAGGTGCATTGTACTCGAACTAATCATGCACATGTATGAATTCTAGGTTCGTCCATCGACTGGCGGAGTGGGGTGGTCTCTGTTTTTGTTTGTTATTCCTGCATATAGTCGTTGGATGCTTTTGTACCCATGTCCGAGTATCTGATTTACAGATGACATATTGTTCGCTTCAATACCACTTCAAAGCTTCAGCTCTCTTGGATTATTTGGTTGAGCCTGACCATTGTCGAATTGTCAAACTGTATCCCCCCTGTGGTAATGACCGTGTTAGTTGTCTGCCTCTGCTTTATAGTACCATCCTCTTGAACAAGAAGGTGCATCACATATCTAGAACCATAAGTGAGTGATGATCATGTACAGATATGTGATGGGTCTCCGGTTTCCGCAAAAAGGTGCATCACAATTCCTTGGTTTCTGTAGGAGTGAGTAATAATCATGTACGGATCAACGCCGATGCTCTGTGTAATACCTGCAAACAATTTATATGTGTTCCATATACTCTAAAGAAGTGCACATACTCCTATACAAATGCGTCTGAGCCACGTTCCAAACAACGTGTCTTGCTATCTGAAGGCATAATGTTAAAGGCTATACGAACTGTCTGTCATAGAATTATCGCAAGTGGACATTGGAGAAAAAGATGTTTAATGTTTTCCTCATTATCACAGAAGCTACATCGTGTATCCCCCCTCCCTCAATTGCGTTTAGCCAGATTACTCTTAGTGAGAATCACCTTcttgtgcacaaaccacatgaagactttgatTTTAAGGATACTTTTCGGTTGTTAGTGCTTTTTTTAATAATTTATGATTCTTTTTCAATGTGCTTTTACCCCATGGTAAATACTGATACCTCGGGCAAAACTCAGACGGTAAAGATAAGGAGGGTGAAACCGGTGATAGAAGCTGATTCTGATTTTGTTCTGGCCTGGAAGATGTTTGATTCTTCAAGAACAATACTTGTGAAGAACCTAGAAAAATACTATGGAGAGAAAATGGAAGTCATTTTTTGCTCCTGCTGAGGTCTTCATGGAAAGAGGTGGTCTCTATTTTGTTTGTTACTCCTGCATAGAACCATCTACATATAAAATGTGTGGTATTAACCAAAGATAATTTAATTAAGCGTAGTTGAAGAGGtagatccaattgttgttattgtgaTCAACATGAAACTATCAGACACTTGTTTTTGGACTGCCCCCTCGCAAAACTACTTTGGCGCACTATCCATATAGCCTTTAACGTGATCCCACCTACGTGCATCAATTCAATGTTTACAATGTGGCTCAATGGAGTGGACGTTAAACTATCTAGACTTATTAGAATAGGGATATGTGCTCttttgtgggctatatggaataccagAAACGACATAATATTTAATGGTAAGAAATTCAACAATTTTTTGCAGGTCATATTCCGAGCAACGTcctggatccgtacgtggtcatcACTCAGTCTTGCAGACAACAGGGAGGTTATGACTACTGGGTGCAACCGGTGGGAGATGGTCGCACGtgttatcttcaaccggtttggatggcgtgctagtaatagactaggtgtataggcatcgtagtctgcTATTAGTTACGCCGGATGTGCGTGTTTCTTAAGAGTTTGTTTAGTTTCAGATCCATCTTATTTTTCAGCCTTCAGGCCTATCTCGAACTATTTTGTTACTTTGGATttttaataatatggctgcatgcatcgattgatgcagaggccgggggctcgtttcctccttttcaaaaaaaaaatctgatGTTTTTTATACTCATACTCACGTCCATTATCTCATTTACAGATGACATAGATTGCTCGCTTCATTACTACTTCAAAGCTTCAGTGCTCTTGGATTATTTGGTTGAGCCTGATCATTGTCGGATTGTCGAACTGTAACCCCCCCTATGGTAATGACCGTGTTATATTTCTGCCCAAGTGCTGTTGTGCATCCTTCTGTGTGTGTGTTTATTGGATTTTGGGGTACATTTCAGCCACATAAGCTGACGATCTAAGTGTCATGTTTATTTTATTAACATGTATTGCTTCAGTTAATTTGAGTTGCCCCACATCTAGCACAGGTTCCTTCACTTGCATAAGTGGCTAAGTACACATGTTATTGCATATGTGTCACCGGAGGTAAACCAGACGCCGCCCCAGGggatccacctcctcctccctcccttccCTCGTCACCAGGCGCGGCCAAGCCAAGCCCAGTCGGCACCAGCGACGGCAGGGTGGTCTCGTCTCCTCGCGTAGGGCCTTTGGCATGGGCCGATGCAAACGGACCTGGATGCAACGCTGGCGGCAAGCGCAACAACGTGGTCACACGCCGGAGCTTGTCGACGACAACAGCATGACGAGGTGTGCCAAGTGTCGAGGTGGTGTACCGATAGGCGGTCGGAGTCGTCGGACAGCAGACGGGGCGATCTAGCTGCTCAAGCGAGGCGTGATGAGGGCGGCGGTGTCACAGGCGGCCGGCTCCGCCGTGGTCGTCGGCTGGTGGAGTTAGCAGCACGACAGTGGTGGTTTGGCCCTAGcactcttctttcgccaagtcgTCTTTCTATCGGATGTCGGCATTCTTGTATCTGACCGCTCACGAGTTTTGATCTTCATGTCGGAGATCTATTGGATTATTGTATGTTGCCCCTGGATATCTAGATTGGAAAGGTTTCAATCATGGGCACTCATATTATCAACCAGCACGGCATCAAGAGGGTGCTACGCGAAGCTTTGTTTGTGTCATGAGACATGTCCAAGTCAAGATTTCTAAGGCATAGATGGAGGTCATGAAGCTTTGGTGAAAGGATGTATTGAATGCGGAGAAAACTATGTGCGAGGTGTTTGGTTACTTGCATCATCTTCCTCGGCAAGCAGGGGTGACAACACTCGAGGACTgctttttttggtgtttctcaaGTACCAAGTATCAATTCTGAGGGTAAAAGCCTAAGGTTGACTTTATTGGTTGTACTTGACAATAACCTTGATGAATGTTGAAGACATTGTTTTTCAATGATTTCAAACTTTTCTGAGACGAAAATCTAAGATCTTCGACCAAACAACGACAATGCTTATGCATTATATTCCTTATTCAAGGCATAGTTTTGAAGAACTTTTTCGTAATTTGGATATTGTTTTTGGGGTCGTTAGAGTGTTGCTGATGCTAGTAATTGATGACTGGGACAGTcttatttcttctgttttttcagCTGTGTACTCCccctttctaaatataagtttttttaaagattttattaaaAAACTAAATGcgaatgtatatatacatattttaaaatatagattcattcattttgattTGTATGTGGTCTCTTAGCAAAAATTTTAAAAGAttaattatatttaggaacggagggagggaGTATATCTTTGATGTGTTTGGAATAGAAAGGCCAGTTGTAATCGATATTAATGCATTTTCTATGTAAAACAAAAAGAGACAGCACGGGTAGATCTGCTCACTCCGACATGCCCGCCGACCTGCGCCGGCAGAGTAGCCGAGGCGGCGGGGCAGCCGCTGGGAAGCAGGAAGGAGGCGTGTCACGGAGAGTTCTTCCGGCGGATCCGCTCGACGGCGtctccgtcgtcgtcgtcgccggcaCCGCCAGCCTCCAGATCGCAAGGTCGCCCCCTTCCACATTCCCCTGCCCCAGCTGTAGCCTTCCTTCTTGTCCTGTAAGTATTCTCCGTCTCGAATATTTGGATTTGTTTCTTTCAGATCAATCTTGATTTTGGCCCTAGATGGGTGATGGTGGGATCTCTCTTACCAACGGAATTCACCACTTGTCCTATAAGTATTCTTAGAATATTTACATTTCGGATTACATATATATTCTAATTTTCATTCCCAATAATTCATAGTCCATGACAGTAATACCTGGACCCTCAAGCCAAGTAGTCGTGGAAAAACTGCACTTGGCTCCAGTACCATCCAGCGACTTCCATTAAATTTAAGCCAAGTAGTTGTGGAAAATCTGCACTTGGCTTCACACCGTTGTCAATTGATGCTCCAGTACCATCCAGCGATTTCCAATTAAATTCCAAAGACCCAAAGTCTATGATAGTACTATATATGTGGACCCTCAAGCCGACTAGTTGTGGAAAAACTGCGCTCAGCGCCTTCCATGAAATTCCTCATTGGTCTCCTATCTCAACTCTCAAGAAGAACATATATACCTGAATCGGGAGAAAAGAAGACCACATGTTCACATGGCAAAATCTCCAATGGACACACTTCACTTCTCCTGCATCCAAATAGCCATAGCCTTACTCTTGTTCACTCAAGCCAAGAGCACCACGGAGGACACATTATCTGCCCTGCATCCAAACGATGCGGTCGCCAGCTGTGTTGCCGGTGAGAGGTCTGCCCTTCTTGCCTTCAGGGCAGGCCTATCAGACCCTGCCAACCTCCTTTCGTCTTGGAAGGGTGACGACTGCTGCTGGTGGAAGGGCGTCTACTGCAGCAACAGAACCGGCCATGTTGTCAAGCTCGATCTCCGAGGCCCTGATTTTGTGGAGGTGCTAGGAGGCAACATAAGAAGTTATGGGGAGAAAAGGGAGGTGCTAGCAGGTAACATAAGCTCCTCGTTGCTTCGTTTACAACACCTACGGTATCTCGACCTCAGCTACAACGGGTTTGATGAGATGCAAATACCGGAGTTCATGGGTTCTCTCCATCAGCTGAGATATCTCGACCTATCAAGCTCACAGTTCATTGGAAGGATACCACCGCAGCTGGGTAATCTCTCCAACTTACGGTACCTAAATCTTGACTCCTACTCAGACACATATTCCACTGATATCACCTGGTTATCCCAGTTAACTTCGGTTGAGCACCTGGATATGACTGGGGTGAACCTCAGTGCAATTGTTCACTGGCTTCCGGTTGTGAACATGCTTCCAACTCTGAAAGTTCTCCGTCTTGTCAATTGCCAACTTAGAAGTAGCCCTGATTCTATTCAGTTCTCAAATTTGACATCTCTTGAAACACTCGACCTTGCGGGCAACAACTTCCATAAGCGTAGCATCCCTAACTGGTTTTGGGATCTAACTGGCCTAAAAAATCTATATATCTCGTCTAGTGGTTTCTATGGCCCGTTTCCGGACGAGATAGGTAATATGACCTCGATTGTGGAGCTTCGGTTACAAGCTAACAACCTTGTGGGCATGATACCATCCAACTTAAAGAACCTATGTAATTTGGATACATTAGATTTTTCTCTGAACAATATAAACGGGAGTATAGCAGAGTTATTCCATCGATTACCAAACTGTTCACAGAATAAACTaaaagacttggttctactggaTAGCAATCTGACTGGAAGCCTGCCGACTACAATAGTAGAGCCCTTGAGAAACTTGAGATGGCTGGTTCTTGCTGAGAACAAACTCACTGGTCATGTCCCGGTGTGGATAGGAGATCTCAAACAGCTAACGATGTTGGACCTTAGCTCTAATAACCTGGACGGTGTCATGCATGAAGGCCATTTATCACGTCTAGCTATGTTAGAGAAATTGATATTGTCAGACAACTCCATTGCCATCACAGTGAGTCCAACTTGGGTTCCTCCTTTCAGCCTAAATTGGATTGAACTTCAGTCCTGTCAGCTAGGGCCTAAATTCCCAATGTGGCTTAAATGGCAAACACCCGTGGTGAGTCTTGATATATCATACGCAAGCATAAATGACATGGTACCAGGTTGGTTTTGGATAGCAACTTCCTCACTAGAGTATCTGAATATTCGAAATAATCAAATTACAGGAGTGCTCCCATCAACAATGGAATTTATGAGAGCAAAGGTAATGGATTTCAGTTCTAACCAGCTTGGTGGTCCAATACCTAAACTTCCCATCAATCTAACCGACCTGGATCTCAGTTGGAACAATCTAGTTGGGCCACTACCATTAGACTTTGGAGCTCCAGGG
This genomic stretch from Hordeum vulgare subsp. vulgare chromosome 6H, MorexV3_pseudomolecules_assembly, whole genome shotgun sequence harbors:
- the LOC123402230 gene encoding receptor-like protein EIX2, with product MAKSPMDTLHFSCIQIAIALLLFTQAKSTTEDTLSALHPNDAVASCVAGERSALLAFRAGLSDPANLLSSWKGDDCCWWKGVYCSNRTGHVVKLDLRGPDFVEVLGGNIRSYGEKREVLAGNISSSLLRLQHLRYLDLSYNGFDEMQIPEFMGSLHQLRYLDLSSSQFIGRIPPQLGNLSNLRYLNLDSYSDTYSTDITWLSQLTSVEHLDMTGVNLSAIVHWLPVVNMLPTLKVLRLVNCQLRSSPDSIQFSNLTSLETLDLAGNNFHKRSIPNWFWDLTGLKNLYISSSGFYGPFPDEIGNMTSIVELRLQANNLVGMIPSNLKNLCNLDTLDFSLNNINGSIAELFHRLPNCSQNKLKDLVLLDSNLTGSLPTTIVEPLRNLRWLVLAENKLTGHVPVWIGDLKQLTMLDLSSNNLDGVMHEGHLSRLAMLEKLILSDNSIAITVSPTWVPPFSLNWIELQSCQLGPKFPMWLKWQTPVVSLDISYASINDMVPGWFWIATSSLEYLNIRNNQITGVLPSTMEFMRAKVMDFSSNQLGGPIPKLPINLTDLDLSWNNLVGPLPLDFGAPGLETLFLYDNMISGAIPSSLCKLRLLRKLNLSRNNLNGSITDCLVDKSSTNMPDLSIVNLSLRDNNLSGDFPLLLRKCPQLIFLDLGHNQFSGDLPPWIGEKLSSLSFLGLRSNMFRGHIPVELTKLVDLQNLDLAYNNISGIIPTSIVNWTGMTRTSNNVFDLENALATQRGSIAYQEIDYTENFTILTKGQERFYTREIIYMFNLDLSCNSLTGEIPEEIGNLVELKNLNLSWNKFDGKIPDNVGALIQVESLDLSHNDLSGEIPPSLSALMSLSRLNLSYNNLRGKIPTGNQLQTLEDPASIYIGNPGLCGPPLSWNCSQAKLAIREHQGDASGNMVSFFLASGSGYMMGLWVVLCTFLFKRRWRTAWYSFCDSLYDWAYVQVAVTSASLRGKING